From Daucus carota subsp. sativus chromosome 6, DH1 v3.0, whole genome shotgun sequence, the proteins below share one genomic window:
- the LOC108224803 gene encoding uncharacterized protein LOC108224803, producing the protein MEFTEAYKQTGPCAFSPNSRFIAVAVDYRLVIRDLLSLKVVQLFSCTDKISYIEWALDSEYILCGLYKKPAVQVWSLAQPDWTCKIDEGLAGIACARWSPDSRHILTTSEFQLRLTVWSLVNTACVHVQWPKHASKGVAFTHDGKFAAICTRRDCKDYINLLSCNTWEIMGVFAVDTLDLADIEWSPDDSAIVIWDSLLDYKVLVYSPDGRCLSKYQAYESGLGVKSVSWSPCGQSLAVGSYDQMLRVLSHLTWKVFAEFTHLSNVRAPCSAAIFKEVDEPLQLDMSGLSLKDDLVNHDPDNGAEQRIEVRYDVLEVPVTLPFQKPPVDKPNPKQGISLLSWSSNSQYICTRNDSMPTVLWVWDMHNLELAAILLQKDPIRAAAWDPECTRLVFCTGSSHLYMWTPSGAYCVNVPLPQFNVTDLKWNSSGSCLLVKDKESFCCAAVASLPESSEYSSDDD; encoded by the exons GTTGTTCAGCTCTTTTCATGCACAGACAAGATAAGCTACATTGAATGGGCCCTCGACTCTGAGTACATACTTTGTGGTCTCTATAAGAAGCCTGCAGTACAAGTTTGGTCATTGGCACAACCTGACTGGACGTGCAAAATAGATGAAGGCCTTGCTGGTATTGCTTGTGCCAGATGGAGCCCCGACAGTCGCCACATTCTCACAACATCCGAGTTCCAATTGCGGCTCACTGTTTGGTCTTTAGTCAACACAGCATGTGTTCACGTCCAATGGCCAAAACATGCTTCTAAAGGGGTAGCCTTTACCCATGATGGAAAGTTTGCTGCAATATGCACTAGGCGTGATTGCAAGGACTATATAAATCTCCTATCGTGTAATACATGGGAGATAATGGGTGTTTTTGCTGTAGACACATTAGATCTGGCTGATATCGAATGGTCTCCAGATGATAGTGCTATTGTGATTTGGGATTCTCTTCTAGATTATAAG GTACTTGTTTATTCCCCTGACGGGAGGTGTCTATCAAAGTATCAAGCATATGAAAGTGGACTGGGAGTGAAAAGTGTTTCATGGTCACCTTGTGGTCAGTCTCTAGCTGTGGGAAGTTATGATCAGATGCTAAGAGTTTTGAGTCACCTTACTTGGAAAGTTTTTGCTGAGTTCACTCACCTATCAAATGTACGCGCTCCATGTTCTGCTGCCATCTTCAAG GAGGTAGATGAGCCTCTGCAACTTGATATGTCAGGCTTATCTTTAAAGGATGATTTGGTCAACCATGATCCCg ATAATGGAGCAGAACAACGCATAGAGGTCAGGTATGATGTTTTGGAAGTGCCCGTCACCTTGCCTTTTCAGAAGCCGCCTGTGGATAAACCGAATCCTAAACAAGGAATTA GTCTTTTGTCATGGAGCAGCAATAGCCAGTATATTTGTACTCGCAATGACAGCATGCCGACTGTCCTCTGGGTTTGGGACATGCACAATCTAGAACTTGCTGCCATCTTACTGCAAAAAGATCCCATCCGAGCAGCAGCCTGGGATCCTGAATGCACTCGTCTGGTTTTTTGCACAGGAAGCTCCCATTTATACATGTGGACACCTTCTGGGGCTTATTGTGTGAATGTTCCATTACCACAATTTAACGTCACTGATTTGAAGTGGAATTCCTCTGGAAGCTGCCTTCTAGTCAAGGACAAGGAATCATTTTGTTGTGCTGCTGTTGCTTCGCTACCAGAATCTAGTGAATATAGCTCAGATGATGATTGA
- the LOC108227013 gene encoding oleosin L: MADYQQQHQQQQPQQQSKAVQVAKAATAATAGGSLLLLSGLTLAGTVIALTIATPLMVIFSPVLVPAVISIFLIITGFLASGGFGVAALSVLSWIYKYVKGQHPVGADQIDTAKTKLASKAKEMKEKAEQMTSSQTS, translated from the exons ATGGCAGACTACCAACAACAacaccaacaacaacaaccgcAGCAGCAATCCAAGGCCGTTCAGGTGGCTAAGGCGGCCACGGCGGCGACAGCAGGTGGTTCACTTCTTCTACTCTCAGGACTCACCCTTGCTGGGACTGTGATAGCACTCACTATAGCCACACCTTTGATGGTCATCTTTAGTCCTGTTCTTGTCCCCGCCGTCATTTCAATTTTCCTCATCATCACTGGATTCCTTGCTTCCGGTGGATTCGGCGTTGCTGCATTATCCGTGCTCTCCTGGATCTACAA GTACGTGAAGGGGCAGCATCCGGTGGGAGCAGACCAGATAGATACGGCCAAGACAAAGCTGGCGAGTAAGGCTAAGGAGATGAAGGAGAAGGCTGAGCAGATGACTTCTTCGCAGACTTCTTAA